A genomic window from Arthrobacter globiformis includes:
- a CDS encoding MFS transporter — protein sequence MTPPPPPLATVTQPVAVVSERLPWRHTFISLRVPNFRLFATGHFIAVIAIWMQRIAQDWLVLQLSGSVTAVGFTVALQFLPSLLLGPWGGMVADRFAKRRILIMCQSAAAILAAALAALALTGRIEVWHVYVIALVLGLVTVLDQPARQVFVHELVGPRYLRNAISVNSTTFQLGGLIGPAIAGVLLTAVGAGWAFAANAAACCSTVAMLLLLRRDELFVSAPAPKSKGMLREGLRYALSKPTIYWPWLMVGFIAVFAMSLPVLLAAFADRVYGIGAGGYGMLNALVALGALTGAVASTRRRQLRLRSVVLAAGMYGLMLCLSAAVPTLPLFGAALVLSGFWCLMFLTASNQLVQTSSNMSIRGRVMSLYIMVLIGGQALGGPMIGFIAEHLDPHAGLLVAGGVPALAAATVAVVLARKGELTLKVDLRNRRGPLRVVRRAP from the coding sequence GTGACACCCCCACCGCCGCCACTGGCCACCGTCACCCAGCCCGTCGCCGTCGTCAGTGAACGCCTTCCGTGGCGGCACACCTTCATCTCACTCCGGGTCCCCAACTTCAGGCTCTTCGCCACAGGCCACTTCATTGCCGTCATCGCCATCTGGATGCAGCGGATCGCCCAGGACTGGCTGGTGCTCCAGCTCTCCGGATCGGTCACCGCCGTCGGCTTCACGGTGGCGCTTCAGTTCCTGCCGTCCCTGCTTCTGGGACCGTGGGGCGGAATGGTCGCGGACCGGTTCGCCAAGCGCCGGATCCTCATCATGTGCCAGTCCGCCGCTGCCATCCTCGCCGCTGCGCTCGCGGCCCTCGCACTCACCGGGAGGATCGAGGTCTGGCACGTCTACGTCATCGCCCTGGTGCTCGGTTTGGTCACCGTGCTGGACCAGCCCGCCCGGCAGGTCTTCGTCCATGAGCTGGTGGGGCCCCGGTACCTCCGCAACGCCATCAGCGTTAACTCGACGACGTTCCAGCTGGGCGGGCTGATCGGTCCGGCCATTGCCGGGGTGCTGCTCACGGCCGTCGGTGCGGGCTGGGCCTTCGCCGCCAATGCCGCGGCCTGCTGCTCCACCGTGGCGATGCTCCTGCTGCTGCGCCGGGACGAGCTGTTCGTCAGCGCGCCGGCGCCCAAGTCCAAGGGAATGCTGCGGGAAGGACTGCGGTACGCGCTGAGTAAGCCCACCATCTACTGGCCGTGGCTCATGGTGGGCTTCATTGCCGTGTTCGCCATGAGCCTGCCGGTGCTGCTCGCCGCCTTCGCGGACCGCGTGTACGGCATCGGTGCGGGCGGTTACGGCATGCTGAATGCGCTCGTGGCGCTCGGGGCGCTGACCGGGGCGGTCGCGTCCACCCGGCGCCGGCAGCTCCGGCTGCGGTCGGTGGTCCTGGCAGCCGGGATGTACGGGCTGATGCTGTGCCTCTCCGCCGCTGTCCCCACCCTGCCGCTCTTCGGCGCCGCGCTGGTGCTCTCCGGGTTCTGGTGCCTGATGTTCCTCACCGCATCCAACCAGCTGGTGCAGACCAGCTCCAACATGAGCATCCGGGGCCGCGTGATGAGCCTGTACATCATGGTGCTGATCGGTGGCCAGGCCCTCGGCGGACCGATGATCGGTTTCATTGCCGAACACCTTGATCCGCACGCCGGGCTGCTGGTGGCCGGAGGGGTGCCGGCGCTCGCCGCGGCGACTGTCGCCGTCGTGCTTGCCCGCAAAGGTGAGCTGACGCTGAAGGTGGACCTGCGGAACCGGCGGGGACCGCTGAGGGTGGTGCGCCGGGCGCCATGA
- a CDS encoding LysR family transcriptional regulator, with amino-acid sequence MFEPAQLRSFLAVAETLSFTKAAERLGLAQPTVSQHVRKLELAAKRTLISRDTRDVRLTDNGDAMAGFARSILAAHDAAARYFSGSAMRGRLRFGTADDLAITGLPRILREFRQIYPQINLELTVGQSDQLYKRLNSGQLDLVFVKWVAGAKDGTVVQHDTFSWVGLEQTALEPGHPVPLIAYPAPSLSRKLAIDALESVGRTWRITCTTKQISGVLAAVRAGIGVAVMPSSLVPEDLKIITRRFELPPVGDVDFTLIRNPLANAEVIDALTQAIMGRTLKKPV; translated from the coding sequence ATGTTCGAACCGGCCCAGCTCCGATCGTTCCTCGCCGTCGCCGAAACGCTGAGCTTTACCAAGGCGGCAGAACGCTTGGGCCTGGCCCAGCCGACGGTAAGCCAGCACGTGCGCAAGCTCGAGCTTGCCGCCAAGCGGACGCTGATCAGCCGGGACACGAGGGACGTCAGGCTGACGGACAACGGCGATGCCATGGCAGGCTTCGCAAGGAGCATCCTCGCGGCCCACGACGCCGCCGCCCGCTATTTTTCCGGTTCGGCCATGCGCGGGCGCCTGCGCTTCGGCACCGCCGACGACCTCGCCATTACCGGCCTGCCGCGCATCCTGCGTGAGTTCCGGCAGATCTATCCGCAGATCAACCTCGAGCTCACGGTCGGCCAGAGTGACCAGCTGTACAAGCGCCTGAATTCCGGCCAGCTGGACCTCGTCTTCGTGAAATGGGTAGCCGGCGCCAAGGACGGCACCGTGGTCCAGCACGACACGTTCTCCTGGGTGGGCCTCGAACAGACCGCACTGGAGCCGGGCCATCCGGTGCCGCTCATCGCCTACCCGGCCCCGAGCCTGAGCCGCAAGCTTGCCATCGATGCCCTCGAATCCGTGGGCCGGACGTGGCGCATCACGTGTACCACCAAGCAGATCAGCGGGGTGCTGGCAGCCGTCCGCGCCGGCATCGGGGTGGCCGTGATGCCGTCCTCGCTGGTGCCCGAGGATCTGAAAATCATCACCCGGCGCTTCGAGCTGCCGCCGGTGGGGGATGTCGATTTCACACTGATCAGGAACCCTTTAGCGAACGCCGAGGTCATCGACGCCCTGACCCAGGCCATCATGGGAAGGACCCTGAAGAAGCCTGTTTAA
- a CDS encoding bifunctional proline dehydrogenase/L-glutamate gamma-semialdehyde dehydrogenase — MTNTATDHRVQAGKDAAVTGAVATPSEGSDVAKATALAADAIALVRRWLTEASKVPVDASAEQLAGVLKDPNGLDFTVGFVDGVVRPEDLHVAARNLAALAPKVPAFLPWYMRSAVQMGGLMAPVLPQVVIPVARKVLREMVGHLIVDATDSKLGPAIAKIRKDGIKLNVNLLGEAVLGEHEASRRLEGTHTLLARPDVDYVSIKVSSTVAPHSAWAFDEAVEHVVEKLTPLFARAASFPKAKFINLDMEEYKDLDMTIAVFTRILDKPEFKNLEAGIVLQAYLPDALSAMIRLQDWAAARRADGGAAIKVRVVKGANLPMEQVESSLHDWPLATWGTKQDSDTNYKRVINYSLHPDRIGNIRIGVAGHNLFDIAFAWLLAKQRGVESGIEFEMLLGMAQGQAEAVKKDVGSLLLYTPVVHPAEFDVAIAYLIRRLEEGASQENFMSAVFELSENEALFEREKQRFLSSLEKLDDEVPPPNRQQNRSLPAELMPRTGFRNTPDTDPSLPANRDWGRAILDRVPTSTLGNASVEAATIADADTLNTVIATAVEKGKAWGALSGAERAEILHRAGDVLEARRAELLEVMASETGKTIDQGDPEVSEAVDFAHYYAESARKLDDVDGATFVPAKLTVVTPPWNFPVAIPAGSTLAALAAGSAVVIKPAKQASRSGAVMIEALWEAGVPRDVLTMVQLGERELGQQLISHPAVDRVILTGGYETAELFRSFRKDLPLLAETSGKNAIIVTPSADLDLAAKDVAYSAFGHAGQKCSAASLVILVGSVATSKRFHNQLIDAVTSLKVGYPQDPTSQMGPIIEPAKGKLLNALTTLGEGENWAVEPRKLDDTGRLWSPGVRYGVKRGSYFHLTEFFGPVLGVMTADTLEEAIAIQNQIEYGLTAGLHSLNTDELALWLDTIQAGNLYINRGITGAIVQRQPFGGWKKSAVGAGTKAGGPNYLAGLGDWTSTESTRGAAAGIANRRVQRLVDAVKGELDAADIEALQRALGSDAIAWADEFGTAKDVSGLSAERNIFRYRALPVTVRLSDGESLRALVRTVAAGVLAGAPVTVSSGVELPAQLRSVLTGLDIPVTVEDDAAWLASVGRLAAEDKLSGGRIRLIGGSAPDLADATGGRPDLAIYGHEVTEAGRVEMLPFLHEQAVSITAHRFGTPNHLSDSLI; from the coding sequence ATGACCAACACCGCAACGGATCACCGCGTGCAGGCAGGCAAGGACGCCGCTGTTACCGGCGCCGTCGCCACCCCCTCGGAAGGGTCCGACGTCGCAAAAGCGACAGCTCTGGCCGCCGACGCAATCGCCCTCGTCCGCCGCTGGCTGACCGAAGCCAGCAAGGTTCCCGTGGACGCATCCGCCGAGCAGCTCGCCGGCGTACTCAAGGACCCGAACGGGCTGGACTTCACCGTGGGCTTCGTGGACGGCGTGGTCCGTCCCGAGGACCTGCACGTGGCCGCCCGCAACCTCGCCGCGCTCGCCCCGAAGGTTCCCGCCTTCCTGCCCTGGTACATGCGCAGCGCTGTCCAGATGGGCGGCCTCATGGCCCCGGTCCTGCCGCAGGTTGTCATTCCGGTGGCCCGCAAGGTCCTGCGCGAAATGGTGGGCCACCTCATCGTTGACGCCACCGACTCCAAGCTGGGCCCCGCCATCGCCAAGATCCGCAAGGACGGCATCAAGCTGAACGTGAACCTGCTCGGCGAGGCTGTGCTGGGCGAGCACGAGGCCTCCCGCCGGCTCGAGGGAACCCACACGCTGCTGGCCCGCCCGGATGTGGACTACGTCTCCATCAAGGTGTCATCCACCGTGGCCCCGCATTCGGCTTGGGCCTTCGACGAGGCCGTGGAGCACGTCGTCGAGAAGCTCACGCCGCTTTTCGCCCGGGCCGCCTCGTTCCCCAAGGCCAAGTTCATCAACCTGGACATGGAGGAGTACAAGGACCTGGACATGACCATTGCGGTCTTCACCCGGATCCTGGACAAGCCCGAGTTCAAGAACCTGGAAGCCGGCATCGTGCTCCAGGCCTACCTTCCGGACGCCCTGTCCGCCATGATCCGCCTGCAGGACTGGGCCGCCGCCCGCCGTGCCGATGGCGGCGCGGCCATCAAGGTCCGCGTGGTCAAGGGCGCCAACCTTCCGATGGAGCAGGTGGAATCCTCGCTGCACGACTGGCCGCTGGCCACCTGGGGCACCAAGCAGGACTCGGACACCAACTACAAGCGCGTCATCAACTACTCGCTGCACCCCGACCGCATCGGCAACATCCGCATCGGCGTGGCCGGCCACAACCTGTTCGACATCGCCTTCGCCTGGCTGCTGGCCAAGCAGCGCGGCGTCGAGTCGGGCATCGAATTCGAGATGCTGCTGGGCATGGCGCAGGGACAGGCCGAGGCGGTCAAGAAGGACGTCGGCTCCCTGCTGCTCTACACGCCGGTGGTCCACCCGGCCGAATTCGACGTCGCCATCGCCTACCTGATCCGCCGCCTCGAAGAGGGCGCCAGCCAGGAAAACTTCATGTCCGCCGTCTTCGAGCTCAGTGAAAACGAAGCGCTGTTCGAGCGCGAAAAGCAGCGCTTCCTGTCCTCCCTGGAAAAGCTCGACGACGAGGTCCCGCCGCCCAACCGCCAGCAGAACCGCAGCCTCCCGGCAGAGCTGATGCCCCGCACCGGTTTCCGGAACACCCCGGACACGGACCCGTCCCTGCCCGCCAACCGCGACTGGGGCCGGGCCATCCTGGACCGGGTGCCGACGTCGACCCTGGGCAACGCCTCCGTTGAAGCCGCCACCATCGCGGACGCGGACACGCTCAACACCGTGATTGCCACGGCCGTGGAAAAGGGCAAGGCCTGGGGTGCGCTGTCCGGCGCCGAGCGTGCCGAGATCCTGCACCGCGCCGGCGACGTCCTCGAGGCCCGCCGCGCGGAGCTGCTCGAGGTCATGGCCAGCGAGACCGGCAAGACCATCGACCAGGGCGACCCCGAGGTCAGCGAGGCCGTTGACTTCGCCCACTACTACGCCGAATCCGCCCGCAAGCTCGACGACGTCGACGGCGCCACGTTCGTGCCCGCGAAGCTCACCGTGGTCACGCCGCCGTGGAACTTCCCGGTGGCCATCCCCGCCGGTTCCACACTGGCGGCACTCGCCGCCGGCTCCGCCGTCGTGATCAAGCCCGCCAAGCAGGCCAGCCGCAGCGGCGCCGTGATGATCGAGGCACTGTGGGAGGCGGGCGTCCCGCGGGACGTGCTCACCATGGTGCAGCTGGGTGAACGCGAGCTCGGCCAGCAGCTGATCTCCCACCCCGCCGTGGACCGCGTCATCCTCACCGGCGGCTACGAGACCGCCGAACTGTTCCGCTCGTTCCGCAAGGACCTGCCGCTGCTGGCCGAAACCAGCGGCAAGAACGCCATCATCGTCACCCCCAGCGCTGACCTGGACCTCGCCGCGAAGGACGTGGCCTACTCAGCCTTCGGCCACGCCGGACAGAAGTGCTCCGCGGCCTCGCTGGTGATCCTGGTGGGCTCCGTGGCCACCTCGAAGCGGTTCCACAACCAGCTGATCGACGCCGTGACCTCCCTCAAGGTGGGCTACCCGCAGGACCCCACCAGCCAGATGGGTCCGATCATTGAACCGGCCAAGGGCAAGCTGCTCAACGCGCTGACCACCCTCGGCGAGGGTGAGAACTGGGCCGTCGAGCCCCGCAAGCTCGACGACACCGGCCGACTCTGGAGCCCGGGCGTGCGCTACGGCGTCAAGCGCGGCTCCTACTTCCACCTGACCGAGTTCTTCGGCCCCGTCCTCGGCGTCATGACCGCGGACACCCTGGAAGAGGCAATCGCCATCCAGAACCAGATCGAGTACGGCCTCACCGCCGGCCTGCACTCCCTCAACACCGACGAGCTGGCACTCTGGCTGGACACCATCCAGGCAGGCAACCTCTACATCAACCGCGGCATCACCGGTGCCATCGTGCAGCGCCAGCCGTTCGGCGGCTGGAAGAAGTCTGCGGTTGGCGCCGGCACCAAGGCAGGCGGCCCCAATTACCTCGCCGGCCTCGGCGACTGGACCAGCACCGAGAGCACCCGGGGCGCTGCGGCGGGCATCGCCAACCGCAGGGTGCAGCGCCTCGTGGACGCCGTGAAGGGCGAACTCGACGCTGCGGACATCGAGGCCCTGCAGCGTGCGCTGGGCTCCGACGCCATCGCCTGGGCGGACGAATTCGGCACCGCCAAGGACGTCTCGGGCCTGAGCGCCGAGCGGAACATCTTCCGCTACCGTGCGCTGCCGGTCACCGTCCGGCTCTCCGACGGCGAGTCCCTCCGGGCGCTCGTCCGGACAGTTGCCGCCGGCGTACTTGCCGGTGCCCCGGTCACCGTATCGTCCGGCGTCGAACTTCCCGCCCAGCTGCGTTCCGTGCTCACCGGGCTGGACATCCCTGTGACGGTGGAGGACGACGCCGCGTGGCTGGCGTCCGTGGGCCGTCTCGCCGCGGAGGACAAGCTGTCCGGCGGACGCATCCGCCTGATCGGCGGCTCCGCCCCGGACCTGGCCGACGCGACCGGCGGCCGCCCGGACCTGGCCATCTACGGCCACGAGGTGACGGAGGCCGGCCGTGTTGAAATGCTGCCGTTCCTGCACGAGCAGGCTGTCAGCATCACAGCGCACCGTTTCGGTACGCCGAACCACCTCTCCGATTCACTGATCTAG
- a CDS encoding amino acid permease, translating into MSTPDHSQSILRRKPIDDIEVENKHSGLFKSLGLWQLTAIGVGGIIGVGIFSLAGLVAHGSADTPGVGPAVLISFLIAGLASAAAALSYAEFAGMIPRAGSAYTYGYVALGEIVGWFIGWDLLLEYIAIVAVVAIGISGYFDAFLSGIGIHMPVWMTSTPDEGKGGIINLPAILVCLLVTWILSRGTKTFGRFELIAVAIKVVLILFIIGLGVFYINTQNFNPFMPSGFGPVLAGSATVFFAVFGYDAMSTAAEEATDGKKHMPKAIVLSLIIAMLLYVAATLVLTGMQNYKDIDPAAGFASAFQGVGLPVIATIISVFAVLSILTVMLTFLLGVTRVWFSMSRDGLLPGWFSKTDRHGTPQRVTWIGGIASALLAGVFPIKAVADLTNIGILAAFVVVCVSVIIFRYTKPEAPRTFRLPLMPVVPAFGVLASAFLMFQLHWETWLRFGIWLVIGLVIYFGYGKRHSLMNPNSPRHDEAVEMHTPV; encoded by the coding sequence ATGAGTACACCAGATCACTCGCAGTCAATCTTGAGGCGCAAGCCCATTGACGACATCGAAGTAGAGAACAAGCACAGCGGCCTATTCAAGTCCCTCGGACTGTGGCAGCTGACCGCCATCGGCGTCGGCGGCATCATCGGCGTCGGCATCTTTTCGCTGGCCGGACTCGTGGCGCACGGCAGCGCGGACACGCCGGGCGTCGGACCTGCGGTGCTGATTTCCTTCCTGATCGCGGGCCTGGCTTCGGCCGCAGCGGCACTGTCCTACGCAGAATTCGCCGGCATGATCCCGCGCGCCGGCTCGGCATACACCTACGGCTATGTGGCCCTGGGCGAAATCGTCGGCTGGTTCATCGGCTGGGACCTGCTCCTGGAGTACATCGCGATCGTGGCTGTGGTGGCCATCGGCATCTCCGGCTACTTCGACGCGTTCCTGTCCGGCATCGGGATCCACATGCCCGTGTGGATGACGTCCACCCCTGACGAAGGCAAGGGCGGCATCATCAACCTCCCCGCCATCCTGGTTTGTCTGCTGGTTACTTGGATCCTCTCGCGCGGCACCAAGACTTTCGGCCGGTTTGAACTGATTGCCGTTGCCATCAAGGTTGTTTTGATCCTGTTCATCATCGGGCTGGGCGTCTTCTACATCAACACCCAGAACTTCAACCCGTTCATGCCTAGCGGCTTTGGTCCCGTCCTGGCCGGCTCGGCCACCGTGTTCTTCGCCGTGTTCGGCTACGACGCCATGAGTACCGCCGCCGAAGAGGCAACCGACGGCAAGAAGCACATGCCCAAGGCCATCGTCCTGTCGCTCATCATCGCCATGCTCCTCTACGTTGCCGCGACCCTCGTGCTCACGGGCATGCAGAATTACAAGGACATTGATCCCGCCGCCGGATTCGCTTCGGCATTCCAAGGCGTCGGCCTTCCTGTCATCGCCACCATCATCTCGGTCTTCGCCGTGCTGTCCATCCTTACCGTGATGCTCACGTTCCTCCTCGGCGTCACCCGCGTGTGGTTCTCCATGAGCCGCGACGGACTCCTCCCCGGCTGGTTCTCGAAGACGGACCGGCACGGAACCCCGCAGCGCGTGACCTGGATCGGCGGCATTGCGTCGGCGCTTCTGGCCGGCGTGTTCCCGATCAAGGCCGTCGCTGACCTCACGAACATCGGCATCCTCGCGGCATTCGTAGTGGTGTGCGTTTCCGTGATCATCTTCCGCTACACCAAGCCGGAGGCCCCGCGGACCTTCCGCCTGCCGCTGATGCCGGTGGTCCCCGCGTTCGGTGTCCTGGCCTCCGCCTTCCTGATGTTCCAGCTGCACTGGGAGACATGGCTGCGCTTCGGCATCTGGCTCGTGATTGGCCTGGTGATCTACTTCGGCTACGGCAAGCGGCACTCCCTAATGAACCCGAACAGCCCGCGGCACGACGAGGCCGTGGAGATGCACACGCCCGTGTAG
- a CDS encoding LysR substrate-binding domain-containing protein, which produces MLDVRRLRLLRELKIRGTLAEVAAALQYSPSSVSQQLALLEKEVGVELLRKTGRRVQLTPQAEVLVAHTAHLLETLEQAEADLAASLTTVSGTVRIAVFQSAALALMPDALTRLAATYPEVRIEMTQREPETALHETWARDFDLVIAEQYPGHAAPRYPELDRVRLTSDAIRLAVPPPAEGRAEVDSLADTAEMPWVMEPRGAASRHWAEQACRSAGFEPDVRFETADLQAQIRLIESGNAVALMPDLVWTGRGTTAQLLDLPGKPRRTVFTSVRRSGAQRPAILAAREILASTAASIAAAQEIDTGADASGAPAATPTTAAATAAEGAAEGAAGAAGAAQGRPGGGESV; this is translated from the coding sequence ATGCTTGATGTTCGCCGGTTGAGGCTGCTCCGCGAGCTGAAGATCCGGGGCACGCTTGCCGAGGTTGCCGCAGCTCTGCAGTACAGTCCTTCCTCAGTCTCCCAACAACTGGCCCTGCTTGAGAAGGAAGTTGGGGTGGAACTGCTCAGGAAAACTGGGCGCCGCGTGCAACTCACGCCGCAGGCCGAGGTTCTGGTGGCGCATACAGCCCACCTGTTGGAAACACTGGAACAGGCGGAGGCAGACCTGGCCGCATCACTGACCACGGTTTCGGGCACCGTGCGGATCGCCGTCTTCCAGTCCGCCGCACTGGCACTCATGCCGGACGCGCTGACCCGCCTCGCCGCTACCTACCCCGAAGTCCGGATCGAGATGACACAGCGCGAACCCGAGACGGCGCTGCATGAGACGTGGGCCCGGGACTTCGACCTGGTCATCGCCGAGCAGTATCCCGGCCATGCAGCGCCGCGCTACCCGGAGCTCGACCGCGTGCGCCTCACGAGTGACGCCATCCGCCTCGCAGTCCCGCCGCCCGCCGAGGGCAGGGCGGAAGTCGACTCACTCGCAGACACGGCAGAGATGCCGTGGGTGATGGAACCGCGCGGCGCGGCGTCGCGTCACTGGGCCGAGCAGGCATGCCGGAGTGCAGGCTTCGAGCCCGACGTCCGCTTTGAAACAGCAGACCTCCAGGCCCAGATCCGCCTGATCGAGTCCGGAAATGCCGTCGCCCTGATGCCGGACCTGGTGTGGACCGGCCGGGGCACCACGGCCCAGCTGCTGGATCTCCCCGGCAAGCCGAGGCGGACGGTGTTCACGTCGGTGCGGCGCTCCGGGGCGCAGCGCCCCGCCATCCTCGCGGCCCGCGAAATCCTTGCCTCCACCGCCGCCTCCATCGCGGCTGCCCAGGAAATCGACACTGGCGCGGACGCCTCCGGCGCCCCCGCGGCAACGCCGACAACGGCAGCAGCCACCGCAGCAGAAGGAGCAGCAGAAGGAGCAGCAGGAGCAGCAGGAGCAGCACAAGGAAGACCAGGAGGCGGAGAATCGGTGTAG